The following proteins are encoded in a genomic region of Desulfurellaceae bacterium:
- a CDS encoding SIS domain-containing protein, whose translation MGTLISLEEAVGIRRQAKRAGRSVVFTNGCFDLLHRGHVEYLEQAKTYGQLLVVGLNSDRSVRALKGPGRPVSNEADRAVVLSALACVDQVLIFDEPTPARVIERLVPDVLAKGGDWPVEQIVGREVVEAAGGRVVSITSSVPEYSSTRLMEHARTVPTAEARGPAEQSADIRLVVERLRESALTKHALAQTLAADIAAAAQSVVDALRRGNKILLCGNGGSAADAQHIAAELVGRFEVEREGLPAIALTTDSSALTSIANDCGFAMLFARQVAALATAGDVLLAISTSGNSANVVRAVEVAKSRGLTTIGLLGKGGGRLAELVDQALIVPASNTARIQEAHITIGHIVCEWVDRAYAAEPV comes from the coding sequence ATGGGCACGCTTATCAGCTTGGAGGAAGCGGTCGGCATACGCCGACAGGCCAAACGCGCCGGTCGGTCGGTCGTGTTCACCAACGGCTGCTTTGACCTGCTGCACCGTGGGCACGTCGAATATCTCGAACAGGCAAAAACCTACGGACAGCTGCTCGTGGTCGGCCTCAACAGCGACCGCTCGGTCCGCGCCCTGAAAGGGCCCGGCCGGCCGGTCTCAAATGAGGCGGACCGGGCCGTAGTGCTGTCGGCCCTGGCCTGTGTTGACCAGGTGCTGATCTTTGATGAGCCGACCCCAGCCCGGGTCATCGAGCGGCTGGTGCCAGACGTGCTGGCCAAGGGCGGAGACTGGCCGGTGGAGCAGATCGTGGGTCGCGAGGTGGTCGAAGCTGCGGGCGGACGGGTGGTGTCCATCACCAGCAGCGTACCCGAGTATTCGTCAACCCGCCTGATGGAACACGCGCGGACCGTCCCGACCGCCGAAGCCCGGGGGCCGGCCGAGCAGTCGGCGGACATCAGGCTGGTGGTCGAGCGTCTGCGAGAGAGCGCGCTGACCAAACACGCGCTCGCCCAAACCCTGGCTGCCGACATTGCTGCGGCGGCCCAGAGCGTGGTAGACGCCCTGCGGCGCGGCAACAAAATCCTGCTGTGCGGCAATGGCGGCAGCGCGGCCGACGCCCAGCATATCGCGGCCGAGCTGGTGGGGCGGTTTGAGGTCGAGCGGGAGGGCCTGCCGGCCATTGCGCTGACCACCGACTCCTCGGCTCTGACCTCTATCGCCAACGACTGTGGCTTCGCCATGCTGTTCGCTCGCCAGGTCGCGGCCCTGGCCACGGCCGGCGATGTCCTGCTGGCGATCAGCACCAGCGGCAACTCCGCCAATGTCGTGCGCGCGGTCGAGGTGGCCAAATCCCGCGGTCTGACGACAATCGGGCTGTTGGGCAAGGGCGGCGGCCGACTGGCCGAGCTGGTCGATCAGGCTCTGATCGTGCCGGCGTCCAACACCGCTCGTATCCAGGAGGCGCATATCACCATCGGTCATATCGTGTGTGAGTGGGTGGATCGCGCCTATGCTGCGGAACCTGTCTGA
- a CDS encoding YbaK/EbsC family protein, translated as MDAYGHKLRQFIAANNIEAEQLFFDQSCHSVAEAAAAVGTEPENLVKNICMTDTHGQVIVAIVKGEDRASTSRVAKALQTDRVRTMTPDEMLATTGYPCGGTPSFGFAATFLVDPRVMQAVEVYTGGGSQTALVRVSTQALLRANGGTVARVRK; from the coding sequence ATGGACGCCTACGGACACAAGCTCAGGCAGTTTATTGCGGCCAACAACATTGAGGCGGAACAGCTCTTCTTCGATCAGTCTTGTCATTCGGTGGCCGAAGCCGCGGCAGCAGTTGGCACAGAACCGGAAAATCTCGTCAAGAATATCTGCATGACGGACACCCACGGCCAGGTGATTGTCGCCATCGTCAAGGGCGAAGACCGCGCCAGCACCTCGCGGGTTGCCAAGGCACTCCAGACAGACCGGGTGAGAACCATGACGCCGGATGAAATGCTGGCCACAACCGGCTATCCGTGTGGCGGGACACCGTCGTTCGGGTTTGCCGCGACCTTTCTTGTTGATCCCCGGGTCATGCAGGCCGTTGAGGTGTATACCGGCGGCGGGTCACAAACCGCCCTGGTCCGGGTCTCGACCCAGGCGCTCCTGCGGGCCAACGGAGGCACAGTCGCCAGAGTCAGAAAATAA
- a CDS encoding phytanoyl-CoA dioxygenase family protein, which yields MSKATLTTLGPDADRQAYLSVIERDGGVIVKNLLEPDLLERLNAELDGYIKTHPPGSRSDSKLWQVFHGQKTIRFCGLAAKSPAFIEVLLHPVLKAFADHYLLANCGSYWLNTSQTMIIGGGEPAQMLHRDEGNWPHFPWPGPELTVSSIFALNDFTEENGATLVVPGSHRWPDPQREAQPEEVTQAVMPAGSALLYTGKVIHAAGANRTPDTWRRGMHISFVLGWLRPEEHHALAVPLEVARQLPEQAQHLLGYRSYHPSAYGGRLGLVDFEDAALVDARS from the coding sequence ATGAGCAAAGCCACACTGACGACCCTGGGACCTGACGCCGACCGGCAAGCCTACCTGTCCGTGATTGAGCGGGACGGTGGGGTGATTGTGAAAAACCTGCTTGAGCCCGACCTGCTGGAGCGACTCAACGCCGAACTCGACGGCTATATCAAAACCCACCCGCCCGGCAGTCGCAGCGACAGCAAGCTGTGGCAGGTCTTTCATGGCCAGAAAACGATCCGATTTTGTGGTCTGGCCGCAAAATCACCAGCGTTTATCGAGGTGCTTCTCCACCCCGTGCTCAAAGCGTTTGCGGATCATTATCTGTTAGCCAACTGTGGTTCGTACTGGCTGAACACCTCTCAAACCATGATCATCGGTGGTGGAGAACCGGCCCAGATGCTGCACCGCGACGAAGGCAACTGGCCCCACTTCCCCTGGCCCGGCCCGGAACTCACGGTCAGCTCCATATTCGCGTTGAACGACTTCACCGAAGAAAACGGCGCCACGCTTGTCGTTCCGGGCAGCCACCGTTGGCCAGACCCGCAGCGCGAAGCGCAGCCCGAAGAAGTGACCCAAGCCGTCATGCCGGCCGGTTCGGCCCTGCTCTATACGGGGAAAGTTATTCACGCGGCTGGAGCAAACCGGACACCGGATACGTGGCGGCGCGGGATGCACATCAGCTTCGTGCTGGGCTGGCTGCGCCCCGAGGAACACCACGCCCTGGCCGTCCCCCTGGAAGTCGCCCGCCAGCTACCCGAACAGGCCCAGCACCTCTTGGGCTACCGCTCGTATCATCCGTCTGCCTATGGCGGACGGCTGGGTCTGGTGGATTTCGAGGACGCGGCTCTGGTGGACGCGCGAAGCTGA
- a CDS encoding RidA family protein: MDVEKRLAELGLELPPIPTPVANYVPVVRAGSLLFLSGHGPGLLKDGQVQFIQGKVGGELTVEQGYEAARQVMLNLLQTLKQELGDLDKVKRVVKLLGFVNCAEDFQQQPQVINGASDLLVELYAERGRHARSAVGMYQLPFNIAVEIEMIVEV, encoded by the coding sequence ATGGACGTTGAAAAGAGACTGGCCGAGCTGGGCCTGGAGCTGCCCCCCATTCCCACGCCGGTGGCCAACTATGTACCGGTCGTGCGGGCCGGCTCCCTGCTGTTCCTGTCCGGGCACGGTCCGGGTTTGCTCAAGGACGGACAGGTACAGTTTATCCAGGGCAAGGTCGGCGGAGAGCTGACGGTCGAGCAGGGTTACGAGGCGGCCAGGCAGGTCATGCTCAACCTGTTGCAGACGCTCAAGCAGGAACTCGGCGACCTCGATAAGGTCAAGCGGGTGGTCAAGCTGCTCGGTTTTGTGAACTGTGCGGAAGATTTCCAGCAGCAGCCCCAGGTCATCAACGGGGCCTCCGACCTGCTCGTCGAGCTGTACGCCGAGCGCGGTCGCCACGCCCGCTCGGCGGTCGGCATGTATCAGCTGCCGTTCAATATCGCGGTCGAGATCGAGATGATCGTCGAGGTGTAG
- a CDS encoding hydantoinase/oxoprolinase family protein, giving the protein MQAETYRLGIDIGGTFTDLVLLSDDGMAIGKVLTTPHDPAAAVLDGVRELLGQADISPRHVSQLVHGTTLITNAIIERKGAKTGLITTRGFRDALEIGRERRYDIYDISLENPQPLVPRFLRREVSERLDHRGAVLIPLDPVEVRAVIHELVEAGVEALAVCLLHSFRNPAHERLVKQVAAEHFPHLSCSLSCEVMPEIREYERTSTTVANVYVKPLARQYLDKLNTELRALGVPRDMFVMLSNGGITSCDVAGEYPIRLIESGPAAGALAASFYSARQELDRVISFDMGGTTAKICLIDGGQPMLTTDFEAARVYRFKKGSGLPLKVPVIEMIEIGAGGGSIARVDSLGLLKVGPDSAGSQPGPVCYGQGGTEPTVTDADLVLGYLSPDYFLGGKMRLDRAAAERAIADRIARPLKLDVLRAAWGIHQVVNENMANAAHMHLVEKGRDPRGAHLIAFGGAGPVHAYRVAERLKLKTVVCPLAAGVTSAFGMLTAPLAFDFVQSYVTTLSELDFASLERLYADLEERGRAVLTAAGVEGDITLSRSADMRYVQQGFEISVPLPPVLGAQHLPALRQAFAEEYERLYKRLNPGVEIEVVNWRLLASGPRPQVSLPSQAGSSHTLEAARKGERQVYFPEHEGYASCPVYDRYLLPVGTPFSGPAIIEERECTVVVGPGAGGQVDAEQNLVITLAG; this is encoded by the coding sequence ATGCAGGCTGAAACGTATCGGCTGGGGATAGATATTGGCGGGACGTTTACCGACCTCGTCCTGCTGTCTGACGACGGCATGGCCATCGGCAAGGTGCTGACGACGCCGCATGACCCGGCTGCGGCCGTGCTCGACGGGGTGCGCGAGCTGCTCGGACAGGCGGATATCAGCCCCCGACACGTCTCGCAGCTGGTCCACGGCACAACGCTGATCACCAACGCGATTATTGAGCGCAAGGGGGCCAAGACGGGTCTGATCACGACCAGGGGTTTTCGGGACGCGCTCGAAATCGGCCGTGAACGCCGCTACGACATCTACGATATCTCGCTGGAAAATCCCCAGCCGCTTGTTCCCCGCTTTCTGCGCCGTGAGGTCAGCGAGCGCCTCGACCACCGCGGCGCGGTGCTGATACCGCTCGATCCGGTCGAAGTCCGGGCGGTGATACACGAGTTGGTCGAGGCCGGCGTCGAAGCCCTGGCCGTCTGCCTGCTCCACTCGTTCCGCAATCCGGCTCATGAGCGGCTGGTGAAGCAGGTTGCGGCCGAGCATTTTCCGCACCTGAGCTGCTCGCTGTCGTGCGAGGTCATGCCCGAAATCCGGGAGTATGAGCGGACCTCGACGACGGTCGCCAACGTGTATGTGAAGCCGCTGGCCCGCCAGTACCTGGACAAGCTGAACACCGAGCTGCGGGCCCTGGGCGTGCCGCGTGACATGTTTGTCATGCTGTCGAATGGAGGGATAACGAGCTGTGACGTGGCCGGCGAGTATCCGATCCGGCTGATCGAATCCGGCCCGGCCGCAGGCGCGCTGGCGGCCAGTTTCTACAGCGCCCGCCAAGAACTCGACCGGGTGATTTCGTTCGACATGGGCGGCACGACGGCCAAGATCTGCCTGATTGATGGGGGCCAACCCATGCTGACGACGGATTTTGAGGCGGCCCGGGTGTACCGCTTCAAAAAGGGCAGCGGCCTACCGCTCAAGGTGCCGGTGATCGAGATGATCGAAATCGGCGCCGGTGGGGGCAGCATCGCCCGGGTCGATAGTCTCGGGTTGCTCAAGGTCGGCCCCGACAGTGCCGGCTCGCAGCCCGGACCGGTGTGTTACGGCCAGGGCGGAACCGAACCGACCGTGACCGACGCCGACCTGGTGCTGGGCTATCTGAGCCCCGACTATTTTCTGGGTGGCAAGATGCGGCTTGACCGAGCCGCGGCCGAGCGGGCGATTGCCGACCGGATCGCCCGGCCGCTCAAGCTCGACGTGCTGCGCGCGGCCTGGGGGATTCACCAGGTGGTGAACGAGAATATGGCCAATGCGGCCCACATGCACCTGGTCGAAAAGGGTCGCGACCCGCGCGGCGCGCATCTGATCGCGTTTGGCGGGGCGGGCCCGGTCCACGCCTACCGGGTGGCCGAGCGGCTGAAACTCAAAACCGTGGTGTGTCCGCTGGCGGCCGGCGTGACCTCGGCCTTTGGCATGCTGACCGCCCCGCTGGCCTTCGATTTTGTGCAGAGCTATGTGACGACCCTGTCCGAGCTGGATTTTGCCAGCCTGGAGCGCCTGTACGCAGACCTGGAGGAACGCGGTCGGGCGGTGCTGACCGCAGCCGGGGTGGAGGGCGACATCACGCTCAGCCGCTCGGCCGATATGCGCTATGTCCAGCAGGGCTTCGAGATCAGCGTACCGCTGCCGCCCGTCCTGGGCGCCCAGCATTTGCCGGCCCTGCGCCAGGCCTTTGCCGAGGAGTATGAGCGGCTGTACAAACGGCTCAATCCGGGCGTCGAGATTGAGGTGGTGAACTGGCGTTTGCTGGCCTCGGGGCCGCGCCCCCAGGTGAGCCTGCCGTCACAGGCCGGGTCGAGCCATACGCTCGAAGCCGCCCGCAAGGGT
- a CDS encoding RecQ family ATP-dependent DNA helicase yields the protein MTAQDSPSAEPQDLDAALHRYFGFDAFRPGQREVIEAVLAGRSSVAIMPTGGGKSLCYQLPALLSQGVTVVVSPLIALMKDQVDQLHARGILHSAALNSSLSRAESERRLRRLVGQQLKLLYVAPERFGVPGFLELLGRVQLGLFVVDEAHCVSQWGHDFRPDYLQLREAIRALEPRAVLALTATATPAVRREIAFQLGLADPFLLVNSFDRPNLFFGVVPCVTKAKPEALVSLLRGIAGSCIVYVSRQRDAESLAASLNEQRIAAVPYHAGLEPSVRRSNQQAFIDGTTRVIVATVAFGMGIDKPDVRAVIHYQHPGSLESYYQEAGRAGRDDQPAQCIVLYDKRDSGLQRFFIAQRYPNLGEVRGIYRLLKDGLEPRDIPQRVSGLSEEKVNVALSLLQDQRYIEWTGAGVRVLSQTSAQALRLDFSFVEQRQRADYRRLGELLDYLTTEGCRRSVILRYFGEKVAVGHSCGNCDTCHAARSETGATAVQPPVLAALDGRPTILAAVAELQKRGLGRSGLAQVLAGSKSRRMRQLQLDTSPHYGALARFTQDQIIEQIDDCIQAGTLRLIPGQYPRVVLPPPQKTASSPPAEPAPQPPSEPTPEPSPAPFGGLPAEVCRAVLSVVQTQDGQLSRSGVAHFLRGTTDLGTRPAAEHASLPGYRALAQHSHQELLAAVDVLVEQKLLVIEASEYLYVWLTQRGAAALGTLKTPDAPPGRSADERRGKR from the coding sequence CGCTGTGTTACCAGCTCCCGGCCCTGCTCAGCCAGGGCGTCACCGTGGTCGTCTCTCCGCTGATCGCGCTGATGAAAGATCAGGTCGATCAGCTCCACGCCCGGGGGATTCTGCATTCCGCGGCCCTGAATTCCAGCCTGTCGCGGGCCGAGAGCGAGCGGCGGCTCCGGCGTCTGGTCGGCCAACAGCTGAAGCTGCTGTATGTGGCACCGGAACGCTTTGGGGTGCCGGGCTTTCTGGAGCTGCTGGGGCGGGTGCAGCTCGGCCTGTTCGTGGTCGATGAGGCTCACTGCGTGAGCCAGTGGGGACATGATTTCCGGCCCGATTATCTCCAGCTGCGCGAGGCCATCCGCGCCCTTGAGCCCCGCGCCGTGCTGGCCCTGACGGCCACCGCAACGCCTGCGGTCCGACGCGAGATCGCCTTTCAACTCGGCCTGGCCGACCCCTTCCTGCTGGTCAACTCCTTTGACCGGCCGAACCTGTTTTTTGGCGTCGTGCCGTGCGTCACCAAGGCCAAGCCCGAAGCCCTGGTCAGTCTGCTGCGGGGGATCGCCGGTAGCTGTATTGTGTATGTCTCGCGCCAGCGGGACGCCGAAAGCCTGGCTGCAAGCCTTAACGAGCAGCGGATCGCTGCTGTGCCCTACCACGCCGGTCTGGAGCCGTCCGTGCGCCGCAGCAACCAGCAGGCCTTTATTGACGGCACGACGCGGGTCATCGTGGCCACCGTCGCCTTTGGCATGGGCATCGACAAACCCGATGTCCGGGCGGTAATCCACTACCAGCATCCCGGCTCGCTGGAGTCCTACTATCAGGAGGCGGGCCGGGCCGGCCGGGATGACCAGCCGGCCCAGTGTATCGTCCTGTACGACAAGCGCGACAGTGGCTTGCAGCGATTTTTCATCGCCCAGCGTTATCCCAACCTGGGCGAGGTGCGCGGTATTTATCGTTTGCTCAAAGACGGGCTTGAGCCGCGCGACATTCCTCAGCGCGTGTCCGGGCTGAGCGAGGAAAAGGTCAATGTCGCCCTGAGCCTGCTCCAGGATCAGCGCTACATCGAATGGACGGGTGCCGGTGTCCGTGTCCTCAGCCAAACGAGCGCGCAAGCTCTGCGGCTCGATTTTTCTTTTGTTGAGCAACGCCAACGGGCCGATTACCGGCGTCTGGGCGAGCTGCTCGATTATCTGACGACCGAGGGCTGCCGTCGCAGCGTCATTCTGCGTTACTTTGGGGAAAAGGTGGCGGTCGGCCATAGCTGTGGGAACTGCGATACGTGCCACGCCGCCCGGTCCGAGACGGGTGCTACGGCAGTGCAGCCGCCTGTCCTGGCGGCGCTCGACGGCCGCCCGACCATTCTGGCTGCGGTGGCCGAGCTGCAGAAACGCGGCTTGGGCCGGTCCGGTCTGGCCCAGGTCTTGGCCGGCAGCAAGTCCCGACGCATGCGCCAACTCCAACTTGATACGTCGCCCCACTACGGCGCCTTGGCCCGCTTCACCCAGGATCAGATCATTGAGCAGATCGACGACTGCATCCAGGCTGGGACGCTACGTCTGATCCCGGGTCAGTACCCGCGCGTTGTCCTGCCCCCGCCCCAAAAGACCGCTTCGAGCCCGCCCGCCGAGCCCGCTCCACAACCGCCCTCCGAGCCAACCCCTGAGCCTTCCCCGGCTCCGTTTGGCGGCCTGCCGGCCGAGGTGTGCCGGGCGGTGCTTAGCGTCGTCCAGACCCAGGACGGCCAGCTGTCGCGCTCCGGCGTGGCCCATTTTCTGCGCGGCACGACAGACCTGGGCACGCGGCCGGCGGCCGAACACGCCTCCTTGCCGGGCTATCGCGCTTTGGCCCAGCACTCTCACCAAGAGCTGCTGGCTGCGGTCGACGTGCTGGTCGAGCAGAAACTGTTGGTGATCGAAGCGTCCGAATATCTGTATGTGTGGCTGACCCAGCGGGGAGCGGCTGCCCTCGGCACGCTCAAGACACCGGACGCGCCGCCAGGCCGGTCGGCGGACGAGCGGCGCGGAAAGCGCTGA